The proteins below come from a single Stigmatopora argus isolate UIUO_Sarg chromosome 11, RoL_Sarg_1.0, whole genome shotgun sequence genomic window:
- the LOC144084621 gene encoding ankyrin-3-like isoform X1, protein MNDPVEARLRCFCMTDDKVDKTLEQQENFEEAARSKDIEVLEGKPIHVDCYGNLSPLSKSGQQLVFNFFSFKENRLPFNVKIRDIGQEPCGRLSFLKEAKTSKGLPQAAICNLNITLPTHRKDVESDPDDENERPERRHTFASLALRKRYSYLTDPAAKTSDRSPQRTQPSGYPHKPVFSTRSYQAWPPVAVAVPGQAKSGFGSLSSSSSNTPSASPLKSVWSINSASPIKTNIPGSPASSVKSVSDMASPIRSYRTISSPIKTVVQHSQYPGQVAPSPLASPAKSTSDSVSVKGLAALSARTSPVTASSGGSPLRERTSIVMTPPTSPKASLNMFGSPLSYKTVVGGSAGTASSSSPIKTVPGLSSVRSFSSDMTGPARNLFSSMSSPIKSHNPPSAAALINGTASPAQYRSSSPISLLPSSLQERIQATTNAATTSVNAAFDEVEKTFNSCSAGYGTLKSLSSSASSSYQSIRSSASSSFYNSLRSPPNATSAGTPSTVTVPVYSVINVVPEPQFKKLPEVSKSTAAILSPRKTAPPEMNPQLHSSFAKNLSPTKPPLFSPGLKSATASPLSSSQEILKDVADMKEDLIRMSAILQTDPDAARKAIHSGCGVKVEDEEPYRIVEKVKQDLVKVSEILTKDSAKESMARGSLDDIRFSKVPVEQPPSNWSFPPRYETVVPQAKAKTIQDRDFNLSNAADYLANEGSGSFSKINDAKHTVDEGKREVDGREKQKRVLKPTIAIQEQKLKMPPTTMRSSPSDKELGKIAEALFGADTVLESPDDISHEQDKSPLSDSGFETRSERTPSAPQSAEGMGPKAPFQDIPVPPVITETRTEVVHVIRSYEPPDEKKQPAMVEGNSIRYIDSESKGYANQAPPTSEFNKGYSVRVVPDEDPMGKGIRLKEETHITTTTRMVYHKPPGNEAVSERCEETMSVHDIMKAFQSGKDPSRELAGLFEHKSEETSQRGSEDVKPKVERIIEVHIEKGGKTEPTEVIIRETKNQTDNELYYYPENRHDGRDPGEVPVYFDPSKFNNAEDIRPSSAQLMADESYKTLKLLSQQSVEYNDDESSDLRGESYNFAEKMLLSEKFDQSHPDAEERIRERSHCHSPDRSRNDNRSAGPRTEYIFRSSRNVFDTSGRMASADDNYETMTLLQHTSEPRSPKQSVWMRVSADDTERKERDQLMYEERVDRTVKEAEEKLSEVSQFFRDKTEQLNDEMSSPERKSRRPDFRESRSGPSSTQSSPERSVYRNCASGEEWSRERLRDKFSSNDRKCSSLPSSPERRVLRQYSDSDSRKQSDGKTEGSKPFQMSSSKVSAVRLKFEQEAQKQDRGPQGGQNSNPPIRKLHESKLPVYQVFGGCNVPKTPDSPLNQRRGQESESKFSPINQPCGKNQEDKNLYKTWENQGYGNYKVQSPKSSQTLAYDSLQDESSGDSQKQETTKKIIYTEFVVRESPNSNEGLKKNSESQIPVRKSSNFSENCRSPPLKSDVSVESREKEGSHTPVLCRKPIHGSFESNKSTSGSSGKSTDSVFSQSNIICNGIDSDQIEYLDHESSEMITEGYKDIKPLPVYVSIQVGKQYEKETASGQLGTYKKIVSHESRTIHETRGTFYAVKPKQSLQGSPEDDTLEQVTSVESSGKSPVAPGTPNSDDISLTSRMPDSVIGSMAGMPSPIPEESEEEDGKTFIYKEPLKEKPRQAAPENHSKKKEAEKQKLKGEKRVAYIEFPPPPPLDTEQSHPEKRKSLASSETETEMIEVNLQEEHDKHFLAEPIIRVQPPSPVPPGADNSDSSDDESVFHPIPIKKYTFKMKEEGEKRSKYRKLEKNADKEAGINGMVKEAEDADLEQNGNDQSITDCSIATTAEFSHDTDATEIDSLDGYDLQDEDDGLSEDPKSSLSNDVKAADGSFVQSKLEMIEEEKCEEAGNSGTSKTNPSSTKNAGEEIDYTLEGRHPERQSFADNYFGQLEEDINSTFKTVATKGLDFDPWSSKGSDHDGVYDSKTKDEDPKPFGLSVDDKSQATTPDTTPARTPTDESTPTSEPNPFPFHEGKMFEMTRSGAIDMSKRDFVEERLQFFQIGEHSSDPQTGEKGRGGKILGVISSQSKTGERATVDGQVKVTDITTGSSTTPATAKCRPSLPGSDAGFAGTEVPACEAVAETASSCTITASKVDPKLRTPIKMGIAASITVKKDSGDLSDFKDEISEGQVVTEYISIEGQCTEGQSNKDREAKSETREFPSENCNNNNNLESSSIQANYIQCGSVVFNLQSSSEPTLQKASRIETLGCRDLEEKVEIAHSSGQVPQQQSVPAKDCEAKIPRSRLPVKASGRSSHTQGTAIGKQKPKQAVKLEAKKRGEPAIAKVEPRSRIPVKDSKKSSSSTATISSHSVRVTSRPTRPLASERAAIKLPSRLPLKDRQVGKASGEGASRQDRRETPSEICKRTIEYFKDISGETIKLVDRLSDEEKTKQTEQSEEDSTSRSTSLSDTSQPSQPSQPSHSSRSGRGSRAEAGAGDGAGAGASSVGAKVATTDRASGSQRSRRSRRTGGKEGSQGLTGSRTPPIAEIKPSPQSPCERTDLRMAIVADHLGLSWTELAREMNFTVDEINQIRLENPNSLTAQSFMLLKKWVSREGKNATTDSLTAVLTKVNRTDIVTLLEGPIFDYGNISGTRCFADDHAVFRDQADGKV, encoded by the exons ATGAATGACCCGGTGGAGGCACGCCTCCGCTGCTTTTGCATGACGGACGACAAAGTGGACAAAACCCTCGAGCAGCAGGAGAACTTTGAGGAGGCAGCCCGAAGTAAAGACATCGAG GTTCTAGAGGGCAAACCCATCCATGTGGACTGTTACGGCAACTTGTCACCGCTTAGCAAAAGTGGACAGCAgcttgtttttaatttcttctccttcaagGAAAACAGACTTCCTTTCAACGTGAAG ATTCGAGATATAGGCCAAGAGCCCTGTGGGCGCCTTTCATTTCTTAAGGAGGCCAAAACTTCTAAGGGTCTTCCACAAGCTGCCATTTGCAATTTGAACATCACGCTACCGACACACAGAAAG GATGTGGAGTCTGATCCTGACGATGAG AATGAAAGGCCAGAACGACGGCATACCTTTGCCTCCCTAGCTTTGCGTAAGCGCTACAGCTATTTGACCGACCCGGCGGCGA AAACATCCGATCGAAGTCCACAAAGAACGCAGCCTTCTGGCTACCCTCACAAACCTGTCTTTTCAACGAGATCTTATCAGGCGTGGCCGCCTGTTGCTGTCGCCGTCCCTGGCCAAGCCAAGTCCGGCTTCGGCTCCCTCTCCAGCTCGTCGTCCAACACACCTTCTGCCTCTCCGCTGAAGTCTGTCTGGTCCATCAACTCGGCCTCCCCCATTAAGACTAACATTCCCGGATCCCCCGCCTCTTCCGTGAAGTCAGTTAGTGACATGGCCTCGCCCATCCGATCTTACAGAACCATCTCCTCTCCCATCAAAACCGTAGTCCAGCATTCTCAGTACCCGGGCCAGGTCGCCCCCAGTCCCTTGGCGTCACCGGCAAAAAGCACTTCCGACAGCGTGTCGGTCAAAGGACTGGCGGCGCTGTCAGCCAGGACTTCTCCCGTAACCGCCTCGTCGGGGGGGAGTCCTCTTCGTGAAAGGACGTCAATAGTCATGACGCCTCCCACGTCTCCCAAAGCCTCACTCAATATGTTCGGTTCCCCTCTCTCCTACAAGACTGTAGTGGGAGGTTCCGCTGGTACGGCCTCATCTTCCTCCCCCATCAAAACTGTTCCCGGCCTCTCCTCCGTCCGTTCCTTTTCCTCAGATATGACGGGCCCCGCGAGGAACCTCTTCTCCTCAATGTCTTCACCAATCAAATCCCACAACCCTCCAAGTGCTGCTGCGCTGATCAATGGGACAGCGTCCCCAGCACAGTACCGCTCCTCTTCCCCCATTTCACTCCTCCCCAGTAGTCTGCAAGAAAGAATACAAGCAACCACCAATGCTGCAACGACGAGCGTGAATGCAGCATTTGACGAGgttgaaaaaacattcaattcttgCTCGGCTGGCTACGGCACCTTAAAGTCATTGTCCTCGTCTGCGTCCTCCTCATATCAGTCCATCAGGTCCTCGGCATCTAGTTCCTTTTACAACTCGCTCAGGTCCCCTCCGAACGCCACTTCTGCTGGAACGCCCAGCACCGTGACGGTCCCCGTGTATTCTGTTATCAATGTAGTGCCAGAGCCCCAGTTTAAAAAGTTACCCGAAGTATCCAAGTCAACTGCTGCTATTCTGTCGCCACGGAAAACTGCGCCCCCGGAGATGAATCCTCAATTGCATTCATCATTTGCCAAAAATCTTTCCCCTACCAAACCTCCACTCTTCTCGCCCGGTTTGAAATCTGCCACGGCATCCCCGTTATCGTCCAGCCAAGAAATCCTCAAAGATGTTGCGGATATGAAAGAGGACTTGATACGAATGTCAGCCATTTTGCAGACTGATCCAGATGCCGCGCGTAAAGCAATTCACTCCGGTTGTGGAGTAAAGGTAGAAGACGAAGAGCCGTACAGGATAGTGGAGAAAGTAAAACAAGATTTGGTAAAAGTGAGTGAGATCCTTACGAAGGACAGTGCCAAAGAATCAATGGCAAGGGGGTCCTTAGATGACATACGTTTCTCAAAAGTTCCTGTTGAACAGCCACCCAGCAACTGGAGCTTTCCCCCGAGATATGAGACAGTGGTTCCTCAGGCAAAAGCAAAAACCATTCAGGATAGAGATTTCAATCTTTCTAACGCTGCCGACTATCTAGCCAATGAAGGTAGCGgttcattttccaaaataaatgacGCAAAGCATACGGTAGATGAGGGCAAGAGAGAAGTGGATGGCAGGGAGAAGCAAAAACGTGTTCTGAAACCCACTATTGCAATTCAGGAGCAAAAGCTCAAAATGCCCCCGACAACCATGCGATCGTCACCCTCGGATAAAGAGCTAGGCAAGATAGCTGAGGCACTTTTCGGAGCAGACACCGTGCTGGAATCTCCCGATGATATATCTCATGAACAGGATAAGAGCCCACTCTCCGACAGTGGCTTTGAGACCAGGAGTGAAAGGACACCCTCTGCCCCCCAAAGCGCTGAAGGCATGGGCCCAAAGGCCCCCTTCCAGGACATCCCCGTCCCACCAGTGATCACCGAGACTAGGACCGAAGTGGTTCACGTCATCAGAAGCTATGAACCTCCCGATGAGAAGAAACAACCTGCCATGGTTGAGGGAAATTCCATCAGGTATATCGATTCTGAGTCTAAAGGATATGCCAATCAAGCTCCACCCACCTCTGAGTTCAATAAAGGATATTCGGTAAGAGTTGTCCCGGACGAAGATCCGATGGGTAAAGGAATACGATTAAAGGAGGAGACTCACATCACCACTACCACCAGGATGGTGTACCACAAACCGCCTGGCAACGAAGCCGTATCAGAGCGATGTGAGGAGACAATGTCTGTTCATGACATAATGAAGGCTTTTCAATCCGGGAAGGACCCTTCTAGGGAGCTCGCTGGACTCTTTGAGCACAAATCAGAGGAAACGTCGCAGAGAGGCTCTGAAGACGTCAAGCCAAAGGTCGAAAGAATAATTGAGGTGCACATTGAAAAGGGCGGTAAAACAGAACCGACAGAGGTCATCATCAGGGAGACTAAAAACCAGACAGACAACGAATTGTATTACTACCCAGAAAATCGACACGATGGCAGGGATCCTGGAGAAGTTCCCGTATATTTTGACCCCTCCAAATTTAACAATGCCGAAGACATCCGTCCTAGTTCAGCCCAACTAATGGCAGACGAGTCCTATAAGACCTTGAAATTACTAAGCCAGCAATCTGTAGAGTACAATGATGATGAATCCTCAGACCTAAGGGGAGAATCTTATAATTTTGCTGAGAAAATGCTACTGTCAGAGAAATTTGATCAGTCTCATCCCGACGCTGAGGAACGAATTAGGGAAAGGTCTCACTGCCACTCCCCAGACAGAAGTCGAAATGACAATAGGTCAGCGGGCCCCAGGACAGAATACATTTTTCGTTCGTCGCGAAATGTGTTTGACACATCAGGTAGAATGGCCAGCGCTGATGATAACTATGAAACCATGACACTTTTGCAACACACTTCTGAGCCACGTAGCCCGAAGCAATCCGTTTGGATGCGAGTGTCGGCAGACGACACAGAGCGGAAAGAAAGAGATCAACTTATGTATGAGGAGAGAGTGGATAGAACTGTAAAAGAGGCAGAGGAAAAACTCAGCGAGGTATCGCAGTTCTTTAGAGACAAAACAGAGCAGCTCAATGATGAAATGTCATCTCCAGAGAGAAAATCTCGGAGACCAGACTTTAGGGAATCGCGGTCTGGGCCTAGTTCCACACAAAGTAGCCCGGAGAGATCCGTTTACCGAAACTGTGCTAGTGGGGAGGAATGGAGCAGAGAAAGGTTGAGAGACAAGTTCAGCTCTAATGATAGGAAATGTTCCAGTTTACCCAGTAGTCCTGAGAGGAGAGTGTTGCGGCAGTATAGTGATTCCGACTCCAGAAAGCAATCAGATGGGAAAACTGAAGGCTCCAAACCCTTTCAAATGTCCTCTTCCAAAGTGAGCGCAGTGAGGCTTAAATTTGAACAAGAAGCTCAAAAACAAGATAGAGGCCCACAAGGTGGCCAAAATTCGAATCCCCCAATTAGGAAGCTCCATGAAAGTAAGCTTCCGGTCTACCAGGTCTTTGGAGGTTGTAACGTTCCAAAAACACCAGACAGTCCGTTAAACCAGAGAAGAGGTCAGGAGAGCGAGTCCAAGTTCTCGCCCATTAATCAGCCCTGTGGGAAAAATCAGGAAGATAAGAATTTATACAAAACCTGGGAGAACCAAGGGTATGGGAACTATAAGGTCCAATCTCCCAAATCATCCCAAACATTGGCGTACGATTCTCTACAAGATGAAAGTAGTGGGgattctcaaaagcaagaaactacaaagaaaattatttacacTGAATTTGTTGTCCGAGAGAGTCCAAATAGCAACGAAGGTCTAAAAAAAAACTCGGAATCTCAAATTCCTGTaagaaaatcttctaatttttcAGAAAATTGCAGATCCCCTCCTTTGAAATCAGATGTCTCCGTTGAATCACGTGAGAAGGAAGGCTCTCACACGCCGGTCCTATGCCGAAAACCGATACACGGTAGCTTTGAATCAAATAAATCTACTAGTGGCTCATCGGGCAAATCCACAGACTCAGTATTTAGCCAGTCAAACATCATTTGTAATGGCATTGACAGTGACCAAATAGAGTATTTGGATCATGAAAGTTCTGAAATGATCACAGAAGGTTACAAAGATATCAAACCCTTACCTGTATATGTCAGTATTCAAGTGGGCAAGCAGTATGAGAAAGAAACAGCTTCTGGGCAGCTGGGAACGTACAAAAAAATAGTAAGCCATGAGAGTAGGACAATACACGAGACAAGGGGGACATTTTACGCTGTCAAGCCAAAGCAGTCTCTTCAAGGTAGTCCAGAAGATGACACTCTCGAACAAGTGACGTCCGTGGAGAGTTCCGGGAAGAGTCCCGTTGCTCCCGGAACGCCAAACTCTGATGACATTAGCTTGACGTCACGAATGCCTGACTCTGTGATTGGCTCTATGGCAGGCATGCCAAGTCCCATCCCCGAGGAGTCAGAAGAGGAAGACGGTAAGACCTTCATCTACAAGGAGCCTTTGAAAGAAAAACCTAGGCAAGCAGCACCGGAGAACCACAGCAAGAAAAAGGAGGCGGAGAAACAGAAGTTAAAAGGGGAGAAGAGAGTTGCTTATATAGAATTTCCACCACCTCCTCCTTTGGACACAGAACAGTCCCACCCTGAGAAAAGAAAGTCTTTGGCATCCTCTGAGACCGAGACAGAAATGATAGAAGTAAACCTCCAGGAGGAGCATGACAAGCACTTCTTAGCCGAGCCGATAATCAGGGTCCAGCCTCCATCCCCCGTTCCTCCTGGAGCTGATAACAGTGACTCCAGTGACGACGAGTCTGTCTTCCATCCAATCCCTATCAAAAAGTACACCTTCAAAATGAAAGAAGAAGGAGAGAAACGTTCAAAATACCGAAAACTTGAGAAAAATGCAGACAAGGAGGCTGGAATCAATGGCATGGTAAAGGAGGCGGAAGATGCTGATCTGGAACAAAATGGGAATGACCAATCAATCACTGACTGCTCCATAGCAACCACTGCTGAATTCTCCCATGACACAGATGCCACTGAGATCGACTCGTTAGATGGCTATGATCTCCAGGATGAGGACGATGGACTAAGTGAGGACCCAAAATCAAGCCTATCCAATGATGTAAAAGCAGCTGATGGCTCTTTTGTTCAGTCTAAGCTTGAAATGATTGAGGAAGAAAAGTGTGAGGAAGCAGGTAATAGTGGGACTTCCAAAACCAATCCTTCTTCTACCAAAAACGCTGGAGAAGAAATAGATTACACCCTTGAAGGAAGACATCCAGAAAGGCAGAGCTTTGCCGACAATTACTTTGGCCAACTGGAAGAGGATATCAATTCAACCTTTAAAACAGTAGCCACCAAAGGCCTGGACTTTGATCCGTGGTCTAGCAAAGGAAGCGATCACGATGGAGTTTATGACTCCAAAACCAAAGATGAAGATCCCAAGCCCTTTGGTTTATCGGTGGATGACAAATCGCAGGCTACGACACCTGACACAACCCCCGCTCGAACACCGACAGATGAGAGCACACCAACTAGTGAGCCTAACCCCTTCCCTTTCCACGAAGGGAAGATGTTTGAGATGACCCGCAGTGGTGCTATTGACATGAGCAAGCGGGACTTTGTTGAAGAAAGGCTTCAgttttttcagattggtgagCATTCCTCTGACCCTCAGACAGGGGAAAAGGGGAGAGGGGGCAAGATCCTGGGTGTAATTTCTTCTCAGTCAAAAACGGGGGAGAGGGCCACAGTAGACGGGCAGGTGAAGGTTACCGATATAACCACGGGCAGCAGCACGACACCAGCAACAGCAAAATGCAGACCTTCGCTCCCTGGCAGCGACGCCGGCTTTGCCGGTACCGAAGTACCCGCCTGCGAGGCCGTAGCCGAGACCGCCTCCTCATGCACAATCACAGCCTCCAAAGTTGATCCCAAATTACGCACCCCAATTAAGATGGGAATAGCGGCCTCTATAACTGTGAAAAAAGACTCAGGGGATCTCAGCGATTTTAAAGATGAGATATCTGAGGGCCAGGTTGTAACCGAGTATATCAGTATAGAGGGTCAGTGTACAGAAGGCCAGTCTAACAAAGACAGAGAGGCCAAGTCAGAGACAAGAGAATTCCCCTCTgaaaactgcaacaacaataataacctTGAGTCCTCCAGCATACAGGCCAATTACATTCAGTGTGGCAGCGTGGTGTTCAACCTGCAGTCCTCTTCTGAGCCCACGCTTCAAAAAGCCAGCAGGATAGAAACATTGGGTTGTAGGGATTTGGAAGAGAAAGTAGAAATAGCTCATAGCAGCGGCCAGGTGCCGCAGCAGCAAAGCGTACCGGCCAAAGACTGTGAAGCAAAGATACCCAGGTCCAGGCTTCCAGTCAAAGCATCAGGGCGCTCGAGTCACACCCAGGGAACGGCCATAGGCAAGCAGAAGCCCAAACAAGCCGTGAAACTCGAGGCCAAGAAAAGAGGGGAGCCGGCTATCGCCAAAGTAGAACCGAGGTCGAGAATACCAGTCAAGGATAGTAAGAAGAGCAGCAGCTCCACGGCCACAATTAGCTCGCATTCGGTTAGAGTAACCTCACGGCCAACTCGGCCGTTGGCTAGTGAAAGAGCAGCCATAAAGTTGCCCTCGAGGTTACCGCTGAAGGACAGGCAGGTCGGCAAAGCGTCAGGCGAGGGGGCGTCCAGACAGGATAGACGGGAGACCCCCAGTGAGATTTGTAAGCGCACCATTGAATACTTTAAAGACATTAGCGGAGAGACGATAAAGCTGGTGGACCGACTGTCAGACGAGGAGAAAACCAAACAGACAGAGCAGTCGGAGGAAGACAGCACCTCCCGGAGCACCTCGCTGTCAGACACCTCGCAGCCTTCCCAACCTTCGCAGCCCTCGCACTCGTCCAGGTCTGGTAGAGGTTCGAGGGCCGAGGCCGGGGCCGGGGACGGGGCCGGGGCCGGGGCCTCGTCCGTAGGGGCAAAGGTGGCGACGACGGACAGGGCCTCTGGCAGtcagaggagcaggaggagtaGGCGGACTGGTGGGAAGGAGGGCAGTCAGGGACTCACGGGGTCTCGAACACCTCCCATCGCAGAGATCAAGCCTA GTCCCCAAAGTCCTTGTGAGAGGACAGATTTGCGTATGGCCATTGTAGCGGATCACCTGGGACTCAGCTGGACAG AGCTGGCTCGGGAGATGAATTTCACAGTAGACGAGATCAACCAGATAAGATTGGAGAATCCTAACTCATTGACGGCACAGAGTTTCATGCTATTAAAGAAGTGGGTCAGCCGGGAAGGAAAAAATGCCACAA CGGATTCCTTGACTGCAGTCCTGACCAAAGTCAATCGGACGGATATTGTGACTTTACTGGAGGGCCCAATTTTTGACTATGGTAACATTTCCGGCACGAGATGTTTTGCTGATGATCATGCGGTTTTCCGGGATCAGGCTGATGGTAAAGTTTAG